The DNA region ATTTTGGACAGCCTGGCGAATAAGCTGTTGGGATGGACATACCGGCCCGCCACGAGCATCTTTCTCACCTCCTTCCTGGTGGTCTTTGTGATAGTATACTAAATCATACAATCATTGAAAAGCCCTATCGGTGCGGTTTGGATTTTCCCTGGAGGTATAGTATCATAATAGACGGAGGAAGATCCACGATGGGGCGCGAGGTGATCCTGACGGCTTCGGCCTCATTCTTCCTCCTCGTGGAAGGTAGCGGGGATATCCGCCGGATGGCCGGGAAGAAAGCCGAAGCCGTTAGGTGTCAAGAGGGGGAGATTGAGCTATGAGGGATGATAAACCCAATATCCTGTTCATAATGTCGGATGATCACGCGTCACATGCCATGAGCTGCTATGGCAGTCGTATAAACGAGACTCCCAACCTCGATCGCATCGCCTATGAGGGCATGCGGTTCGATAATTGCTTCTGCACCAACTCGATCTGCTCGCCTAGCCGGGCGAGCATACTGACAGGCACCTACAGCCACGTGAACGGGGTTACAACCCTGACGACGAAGTTCGACGGGCGTCAATTGACCTTCCCAAAACTGCTTCAAAAGGCCGGCTATCAGACGGCCGTTATCGGCAAATGGCATCTCGGACACGGCGGAATCCATGATCCCACCGGATTCGACTACTGGAACGTCCTGCCGGGCCAAGGCAGGAGCTTCAGGCCGCTTCTGAACGGCGAACTCCCCGAAGGATGGCAGACCTCCATGTATTACCGATACTGGATGCACCTCGCACACCATTACGTCTACGCCCACTACGGGATCAGAACGATGAGGTATAAGCTGATCTACTACTAT from Candidatus Poribacteria bacterium includes:
- a CDS encoding sulfatase-like hydrolase/transferase, with translation MRDDKPNILFIMSDDHASHAMSCYGSRINETPNLDRIAYEGMRFDNCFCTNSICSPSRASILTGTYSHVNGVTTLTTKFDGRQLTFPKLLQKAGYQTAVIGKWHLGHGGIHDPTGFDYWNVLPGQGRSFRPLLNGELPEGWQTSMYYRYWMHLAHHYVYAHYGIRTMRYKLIYYYAEALGQPGAVDEPKESEWELFDLERDPYEMKNVYNDPQYADVVRELKDELHRLQQEVGDESCEEVG